The following proteins are encoded in a genomic region of Sporichthyaceae bacterium:
- a CDS encoding gamma-glutamylcyclotransferase, with translation MTLYAAYGANLDPALMGLLAPHSPQRGSGWLVGWRLTFGGEEHGWEGPLTTVVEDPAHQVFVALYDVPSQDENALDGWEGSEIGIYSKLRVRVATLEGDELAWMYVVDGYEGGLPSVALLSQIADAAEKAGAPDDYVYDLRTRPCKSSAEHRRDQ, from the coding sequence ATGACCCTCTACGCCGCCTACGGCGCCAACCTCGACCCGGCTCTCATGGGCCTGTTGGCGCCGCACTCACCGCAACGCGGCAGCGGCTGGCTGGTCGGCTGGCGGCTGACCTTCGGCGGCGAGGAGCACGGCTGGGAGGGCCCGCTGACGACGGTCGTCGAGGACCCGGCCCATCAGGTCTTCGTCGCGCTGTACGACGTCCCGTCGCAGGACGAGAACGCTCTGGACGGCTGGGAGGGCTCGGAGATCGGGATCTACTCGAAGCTGCGGGTCCGGGTCGCCACCTTGGAGGGCGACGAACTGGCCTGGATGTACGTGGTCGACGGCTACGAGGGCGGGCTGCCGTCGGTCGCACTGCTCTCGCAGATCGCCGACGCCGCCGAGAAGGCCGGTGCCCCGGACGACTACGTCTACGACCTGCGTACCAGGCCCTGCAAGTCAAGCGCCGAGCACCGCCGCGACCAATAG
- a CDS encoding NAD(P)H-quinone dehydrogenase: protein MVVIGGGPGGYEAALVAASLGAEVTVVDRDGLGGSAVLTDCVPSKTLIATAEVANAAAESGRLGVLLPEAGAQPRVDLTEVNTRVLLLAAAQSTDIEARLAAAGVRVIRGLGRFAGPQTVVAQSADGAELIDADAVLIATGAHPRVLPEAEPDGERILTWTQVYTLTDIPEHLVVVGSGVTGAEFADAYQRLGSAVTLVSSRDRVLPGEDPDAAEVLETAFTRRGMKVMSRSRAARVSRTGDGVRVELTDGSVVTGSHCLMAVGSIPNTADLSLDRAGVRLGTGGFVEVDRVSRTSARGVYAAGDCTGVLMLASVAAQQGRIAMQHALGDAVRPLDLRTVSANVFTEPEIATVGWTQSEVERGEIGGRTVMLPLSTNARAKMQGVRDGFVKLFCRPGTGIVIGGVVVAPRASELIFPISLAVDAGLTVDQIAHAFTVYPSMSGSVAEAARLLRLPPD from the coding sequence ATGGTTGTGATCGGTGGCGGACCGGGCGGTTACGAGGCGGCCCTGGTCGCGGCGAGTCTCGGTGCCGAGGTCACAGTCGTCGACCGGGACGGGCTGGGCGGCTCGGCGGTACTCACCGACTGTGTCCCGTCCAAGACTCTGATCGCCACCGCGGAGGTGGCCAACGCCGCCGCCGAGTCCGGGCGCCTCGGGGTGCTGCTGCCGGAGGCGGGCGCGCAACCGCGGGTCGACCTGACCGAGGTCAACACCCGGGTGCTCTTGCTGGCCGCCGCGCAGTCGACCGACATCGAGGCCCGCCTGGCTGCCGCCGGCGTGCGGGTGATCCGTGGCCTGGGCCGGTTCGCCGGCCCGCAGACGGTGGTCGCGCAGTCCGCCGACGGCGCTGAGCTCATCGACGCCGACGCCGTCCTGATCGCCACCGGCGCGCACCCGCGGGTGCTGCCGGAGGCCGAGCCGGACGGCGAACGGATTCTGACGTGGACTCAGGTGTACACGCTCACCGACATTCCCGAGCACCTGGTGGTGGTCGGTTCCGGCGTGACCGGCGCCGAGTTCGCCGACGCCTATCAACGGCTGGGGTCCGCGGTGACGCTGGTGTCCTCCCGCGACCGGGTGCTCCCGGGCGAGGACCCGGACGCCGCCGAGGTGCTCGAGACCGCGTTCACCCGGCGGGGCATGAAGGTGATGAGCCGCTCCCGGGCGGCCCGGGTGAGCCGGACCGGCGACGGGGTGCGCGTCGAGCTCACCGACGGCTCCGTGGTGACCGGCAGCCACTGCCTGATGGCCGTCGGATCGATCCCGAACACCGCCGACCTCAGCCTGGACCGCGCGGGCGTGCGGCTCGGGACCGGCGGGTTCGTGGAGGTCGACCGGGTGTCGCGGACCTCCGCCCGCGGGGTCTACGCGGCCGGGGACTGCACCGGGGTGCTGATGTTGGCCTCCGTCGCGGCGCAGCAGGGCCGGATCGCCATGCAGCACGCCCTCGGCGACGCCGTCCGCCCGTTGGACCTGCGCACCGTCTCGGCGAACGTGTTCACCGAGCCGGAGATCGCGACCGTGGGCTGGACCCAGTCCGAGGTCGAGCGCGGTGAGATCGGCGGCCGGACCGTGATGCTGCCGTTGTCCACCAACGCGCGGGCCAAGATGCAGGGCGTCCGCGACGGTTTCGTGAAGCTCTTCTGCCGCCCCGGCACGGGGATCGTGATCGGCGGCGTGGTCGTCGCGCCCCGGGCCAGCGAGCTGATCTTCCCGATCTCGCTCGCGGTCGACGCGGGCCTGACGGTGGATCAGATCGCCCACGCCTTCACGGTCTACCCGTCAATGTCAGGCTCGGTGGCCGAAGCCGCCCGCCTGCTGCGCCTGCCGCCGGACTGA
- a CDS encoding FtsK/SpoIIIE domain-containing protein, with product MQLRLSVNRPGRAGTDLFVDADPAAPVAAFRDQVARALGVSADAALFLDGFELEPGLPLDSSPIRDGVALGLGEPMPAGSLGQGVVEIRVVGGSAAGVIHRFGPGEFSIGSGADDRVHLDDAAAAALLVRVSPDGSTIVTPAAGAAATIEGEPISGTTPWPNAHLVRIGGSLLEVAPTDFPDAALQPSEDGAGFDYTRPPRLTLPEHPTRFTLPSPPAVSDKRPLPWVMAIVPLVGALALAAITHNTSLLALALLSPISLLANHYNDRKQGKKSATRAQDEYRARRAAIDSDAQDALTAEQAAWRSACPDPAEVRLIASGPRQRLWERRRSDVDNGRVRLGTGTLPSTVVLTDPQVEEHRRGEPLMLAHVPVTVELSKHGVLGLAGRTAQVRAAAAWVVAQSTVLTSPTDLSVCVLTDPAGASSWSWVRWLPHARPREGQDAVALLGTSAETVGRRIAELQAQLTARQAALRQAGQGARLDVPDILVVLDGSRRLRALPGVAQLLADGPAVGIRLVCLETEARLLPEECRAVATLDDHGLLTLRQTGLPTVESVLPDLVSTEWCENLARALAPIRDVSRDEDSALPDSARLLDVLGLEPPDGEAIAAAWRSAGASTRAIVGVSLDGEFLIDIRRDGPHGLIAGTTGSGKSELLQTIIASLAVANRPDAMNFVLVDYKGGSAFAECAKLPHTVGMVTDLDESLVTRALDSLGAELKRREHLLAAAGVPNLESYDDARRSGEPLQAVPRLLIVIDEFASLVRELPEFVTGLVSIAQRGRSLGIHLILATQRPSGVVSAEIRANTDLRIALRVTDAGESSDIIDAPDAARIAKSTPGRAYVRLGHAALLPFQAARVGGRRLGVVATAGASVAPYVVALGVDAIGQPPPSRPAVAGTTANTSVTDLSVLVEAIRAANAELGLAVQPSPWLPPLPATIPLADLPRPVGTTVPDVRLSSSLVPRSSQSLMDSAGTLRPAPFALADLPATQARDVESVDLAKFGHLFIAGSPRSGRSQTLRTIAGSIARENSSADVHLFGLDCGNGALLPLTKLPHCGAVVRAGETERVERLLAKLAAVTRDRMTALGEGSFTDIAEQRAAVPAESRLPHLILLLDRWEGFLAAFADRDGGALVDLVMRLAREGAGVGVHLIITGDQTLLGGRMGSLTEHKIALRLADKGDFGMIGVNPRSVPAKLVDGRGYRAPGGAVLQIALLDADPTGAAQVAALERIADAARERDGSGLPAQQPFGVDVLPTHITFDAAWRLRPEGVGPLWGMVGVGGDRLTACGPDLGVGTPAFLIGGPPRSGRSTALCSLAASYLAAGTRVLLVAPQPSPLQRIAAAEGVVEFVDGTDLPVETLAKALLADAPVAVLIDDAELLRDCAAADELIAVLRRQRGLVGLVLAGDPESVGAGFAGWQVEARKARRGLLLSPQNVTDAEMIGLRLPRALVGNPIEPGRGLLHLGDGQLLAVQVPTAG from the coding sequence GTGCAATTGCGCCTAAGCGTGAACCGCCCGGGCCGGGCCGGTACCGACCTGTTCGTCGACGCCGATCCGGCGGCGCCGGTCGCGGCCTTCCGCGACCAAGTGGCCCGTGCGCTCGGGGTCTCGGCCGACGCGGCGTTGTTCCTCGACGGGTTCGAACTCGAGCCGGGCCTGCCGCTGGACTCCTCACCGATCCGTGACGGTGTCGCGCTCGGCCTCGGCGAACCGATGCCGGCCGGCTCGCTCGGCCAGGGCGTCGTGGAGATCCGCGTCGTCGGCGGCAGCGCGGCCGGCGTGATCCACCGGTTCGGTCCCGGGGAGTTCAGCATCGGCTCCGGTGCCGACGACCGGGTCCACCTCGACGACGCCGCGGCCGCGGCGTTGCTGGTCCGGGTGAGCCCCGACGGCTCGACCATTGTCACGCCCGCCGCCGGCGCGGCGGCCACGATCGAGGGCGAGCCCATCAGCGGCACGACGCCCTGGCCGAACGCCCACCTGGTGCGGATCGGTGGTTCCCTGCTCGAGGTCGCGCCGACGGATTTCCCCGACGCCGCCCTGCAGCCCTCCGAGGACGGCGCGGGATTCGACTACACACGACCGCCGCGGCTGACCCTTCCCGAGCACCCGACCCGGTTCACATTGCCCAGCCCGCCGGCGGTCTCGGACAAGCGCCCGCTGCCCTGGGTGATGGCGATCGTGCCATTGGTCGGCGCGCTGGCGCTGGCCGCGATCACCCACAACACCTCGCTGTTGGCTCTCGCGTTGCTGAGCCCGATCTCGCTGCTGGCCAACCACTACAACGACCGCAAGCAGGGCAAGAAATCGGCCACCCGGGCCCAGGACGAGTACCGGGCGCGCCGCGCGGCCATCGACTCCGACGCGCAGGACGCCCTGACCGCCGAGCAGGCCGCGTGGCGTTCGGCCTGTCCGGATCCGGCTGAGGTCCGGCTGATCGCGAGCGGCCCGCGGCAGCGCCTCTGGGAGCGCCGCCGCAGCGACGTCGACAACGGCCGGGTGCGACTGGGCACCGGAACGCTGCCCAGCACGGTGGTGCTGACCGATCCGCAGGTCGAGGAGCACCGCCGCGGTGAACCCCTGATGCTGGCCCACGTCCCGGTGACCGTCGAACTGAGCAAGCACGGAGTGCTCGGCCTGGCCGGGCGCACCGCGCAGGTCCGGGCCGCCGCCGCCTGGGTCGTCGCGCAGAGCACCGTCCTGACCAGCCCGACCGACCTCAGCGTCTGTGTGCTGACCGACCCGGCCGGTGCCTCCAGTTGGAGTTGGGTCCGGTGGCTGCCGCATGCCCGGCCGCGCGAGGGCCAGGACGCGGTCGCTCTGCTGGGCACCTCGGCCGAGACCGTCGGCCGCCGGATCGCCGAGCTGCAAGCACAACTGACGGCACGTCAGGCCGCGTTGCGGCAGGCCGGCCAGGGCGCCCGCCTCGACGTGCCGGACATCCTCGTCGTGCTCGACGGGTCGCGTCGACTGCGGGCGCTGCCCGGGGTCGCCCAACTGCTGGCCGACGGCCCTGCGGTCGGTATCCGGTTGGTCTGCCTGGAGACCGAGGCGCGACTGCTGCCTGAGGAGTGCCGGGCCGTGGCGACCCTCGACGACCACGGCCTGCTGACGCTGCGTCAGACAGGCCTGCCCACCGTCGAATCAGTTCTGCCGGACCTGGTCAGCACCGAGTGGTGTGAGAACCTCGCCCGAGCCCTGGCGCCGATCCGCGACGTCTCCCGTGATGAGGACTCGGCACTGCCGGACTCCGCTCGCCTGCTCGACGTCCTGGGCCTGGAACCACCCGATGGTGAGGCCATCGCGGCCGCCTGGCGGTCCGCCGGTGCGTCCACCCGGGCGATCGTCGGGGTCTCGCTGGACGGTGAGTTCCTCATCGACATCCGCCGCGACGGCCCGCACGGGCTGATCGCCGGGACCACCGGCTCCGGCAAGTCCGAGTTGCTGCAGACGATCATCGCCTCGCTGGCCGTCGCGAACCGGCCCGACGCCATGAACTTCGTGCTGGTCGACTACAAGGGCGGCAGCGCGTTCGCCGAGTGCGCCAAACTCCCGCACACCGTCGGCATGGTCACCGACCTCGACGAGAGCCTGGTCACCCGAGCGCTGGACTCGCTGGGTGCCGAGTTGAAACGACGCGAGCACCTGCTCGCCGCGGCCGGTGTCCCGAACCTCGAGTCCTACGACGACGCCCGGCGCAGTGGCGAGCCCTTGCAGGCCGTGCCCCGACTGCTCATCGTCATCGACGAGTTCGCCTCGCTGGTGCGGGAACTGCCCGAGTTCGTGACCGGTCTGGTCAGCATCGCGCAGCGCGGTCGCTCGCTGGGGATTCACCTGATCCTGGCCACCCAGCGGCCGTCCGGTGTGGTGTCCGCCGAGATCCGCGCGAACACCGACCTGCGGATCGCGCTGCGGGTCACCGACGCCGGGGAGAGCTCGGACATCATCGACGCCCCGGACGCCGCCCGGATCGCGAAGTCGACACCGGGTCGGGCCTACGTGCGACTGGGCCACGCCGCGCTGCTGCCCTTCCAGGCCGCGCGGGTCGGCGGGCGCAGGCTCGGCGTGGTGGCAACCGCGGGCGCGTCCGTCGCGCCGTACGTGGTGGCCCTGGGCGTCGACGCGATCGGGCAGCCGCCGCCCAGCCGCCCTGCCGTGGCAGGGACCACGGCCAACACCTCGGTCACCGACCTTTCCGTGCTCGTCGAGGCGATCCGGGCGGCGAATGCCGAACTCGGACTGGCCGTTCAACCCAGCCCGTGGTTGCCGCCGCTGCCGGCCACGATCCCGTTGGCCGACCTGCCTCGCCCGGTTGGCACCACGGTGCCCGATGTTCGCTTGAGCTCCTCGCTCGTTCCTCGCTCGTCGCAGTCGCTCATGGACTCGGCGGGCACCCTGCGCCCGGCCCCGTTCGCGCTGGCCGACCTGCCGGCGACCCAGGCGCGGGACGTCGAGTCGGTGGACCTGGCGAAGTTCGGGCACCTGTTCATCGCCGGCTCGCCCCGCAGCGGCCGGTCGCAGACGCTGCGGACCATCGCCGGTTCGATCGCGCGGGAGAACTCCAGTGCCGATGTCCACCTGTTCGGGCTGGACTGCGGCAACGGCGCGCTGCTGCCGCTGACCAAGCTGCCGCACTGCGGGGCCGTCGTGCGGGCGGGTGAGACCGAGCGGGTCGAACGGTTGCTCGCCAAGCTGGCCGCGGTGACCCGCGACCGGATGACCGCGCTCGGCGAAGGCAGTTTCACCGACATCGCCGAGCAGCGTGCCGCCGTGCCTGCCGAGTCGCGGCTCCCGCATCTGATCCTGTTGCTGGACCGCTGGGAAGGGTTCCTCGCGGCGTTCGCGGACCGCGACGGCGGCGCGCTCGTCGACCTGGTCATGCGCTTGGCCCGCGAGGGCGCCGGGGTCGGCGTCCACCTGATCATCACCGGCGACCAGACGCTGCTCGGCGGTCGGATGGGCAGCCTCACCGAGCACAAGATCGCGCTGCGCCTGGCCGACAAGGGCGACTTCGGGATGATCGGCGTCAACCCCCGAAGCGTGCCGGCCAAGCTGGTCGACGGCCGCGGTTACCGGGCCCCGGGCGGGGCCGTTCTCCAGATCGCCCTGCTGGACGCCGATCCGACCGGCGCAGCCCAGGTGGCGGCGCTGGAGAGGATCGCAGACGCGGCGCGAGAGCGGGACGGGTCCGGCCTGCCGGCCCAACAGCCGTTCGGGGTCGACGTCCTCCCGACGCACATCACCTTCGACGCGGCCTGGCGGCTGCGGCCCGAGGGCGTCGGGCCACTGTGGGGCATGGTCGGCGTCGGTGGCGACAGGTTGACGGCGTGCGGGCCGGACCTCGGCGTCGGCACCCCGGCGTTCCTGATCGGCGGGCCGCCGCGGTCGGGGCGCAGCACGGCGTTGTGCAGCCTCGCGGCCTCCTACCTGGCGGCGGGCACGCGGGTGCTGCTGGTGGCTCCGCAGCCCTCCCCGTTGCAGCGGATCGCGGCCGCGGAGGGCGTCGTCGAGTTCGTCGACGGCACGGACCTGCCCGTCGAGACGCTGGCCAAGGCGCTGCTCGCCGACGCCCCGGTGGCCGTCCTGATCGACGACGCCGAACTGCTGCGCGACTGCGCGGCGGCTGACGAGCTGATCGCCGTGCTGCGGCGGCAACGGGGCCTCGTCGGGCTGGTGCTGGCCGGCGACCCGGAGTCGGTCGGCGCGGGCTTCGCCGGTTGGCAGGTCGAGGCGCGCAAGGCCCGGCGTGGTCTGCTGCTGTCGCCGCAGAACGTCACGGATGCCGAGATGATCGGGCTGCGCCTGCCCCGGGCGTTGGTGGGCAATCCGATCGAACCGGGCCGTGGGCTGCTCCACCTCGGCGACGGCCAACTGCTCGCCGTCCAGGTTCCGACCGCCGGCTGA
- a CDS encoding amidohydrolase, protein MTAPAAELVARVGELEAELIAVRRDLHAHPELSGQEVRTTELVADRLRKAGLDPGVLPGGVGLLCDVGLGSGPLTALRADLDALPLPDLKDVPYRSTVEGVAHACGHDVHTATVLGAGLVLADLAAAGSFTGRVRLVFQPAEEVLPGGALDVIRAGGLTEVSRILALHCDPRLTVGQIGLLAGPITAASDRVVVRLSGAGGHSARPHLTGDLIHALGTVINQTPAALSRRVDPRSGLSLVWGRVAAGSAANVIPRDGVIEGSLRCLHPAAWAVAPDLVTEIVTALVVPYQVQAAVDVVRGVPPCVNESESVRVLGEAAMRALGPAAVAGTEQSLGGEDFAWYLQQVPGALARLGVARPGEEGTLDLHRSEFDVDERAIGIGVRLLVAAVLGA, encoded by the coding sequence GTGACCGCGCCGGCCGCGGAGCTCGTGGCCCGGGTCGGTGAACTGGAGGCCGAGCTGATCGCGGTGCGCCGCGACCTGCACGCCCATCCGGAGCTGTCGGGGCAGGAGGTGCGCACCACCGAACTGGTGGCCGATCGGCTGCGCAAGGCGGGCCTGGACCCGGGGGTGCTGCCCGGCGGCGTCGGACTGCTGTGCGACGTGGGGCTGGGCAGCGGCCCGCTGACGGCACTGCGGGCCGACCTGGACGCGTTGCCGCTGCCCGACCTCAAGGACGTCCCGTACCGGTCCACCGTCGAGGGCGTGGCGCACGCCTGCGGGCACGACGTCCACACCGCGACGGTGCTGGGGGCCGGACTCGTGCTGGCCGACCTGGCCGCGGCGGGCAGCTTCACCGGCCGGGTGCGGCTGGTGTTCCAGCCGGCCGAGGAGGTGCTGCCGGGCGGCGCGCTGGACGTCATCCGCGCGGGCGGCCTGACGGAGGTCAGCCGGATCCTGGCGCTGCACTGCGACCCACGCCTGACGGTGGGTCAGATCGGCTTGCTGGCCGGGCCGATCACCGCCGCCTCGGACCGCGTGGTGGTCCGGCTGAGCGGCGCCGGCGGGCACTCGGCGCGCCCGCACCTGACCGGCGACCTGATCCACGCGCTCGGAACGGTGATCAACCAGACCCCGGCCGCGCTGTCCCGGCGTGTCGACCCGCGCTCGGGGCTGAGCCTGGTGTGGGGACGGGTCGCGGCCGGCAGCGCGGCCAACGTGATCCCGCGCGACGGCGTGATCGAGGGCTCGCTGCGCTGCCTGCACCCGGCGGCCTGGGCCGTCGCCCCGGACCTGGTGACCGAGATCGTGACCGCGCTGGTCGTGCCCTACCAGGTCCAGGCGGCCGTCGACGTGGTGCGCGGGGTGCCGCCGTGCGTCAACGAGTCCGAGTCTGTCCGCGTGCTCGGCGAGGCAGCGATGCGGGCGCTGGGGCCGGCGGCGGTGGCCGGCACCGAGCAGAGCCTGGGTGGTGAGGACTTCGCCTGGTACCTGCAGCAGGTCCCGGGCGCGTTGGCCCGGCTCGGTGTGGCACGGCCGGGTGAGGAGGGAACGCTGGACCTGCACCGCTCGGAGTTCGACGTCGACGAGCGGGCGATCGGGATCGGTGTGCGCCTATTGGTCGCGGCGGTGCTCGGCGCTTGA
- a CDS encoding peptidase inhibitor family I36 protein — protein MQALHSALCSFLLTGVSVVHPMHVELTGDSFASCPLGRICAYSTTNFDGKEIFVTSTKCIEFKVRSLANFSKPLKKRVATGNTVALGGDDNPVGVYDNPKCDTRAPHHWFLFGEGPGISELKFHSTKTLPMSLRALPKAEWAQAYRDQEANGPDRR, from the coding sequence ATGCAGGCTCTTCATTCGGCCCTGTGCTCGTTCCTGCTCACCGGTGTATCAGTAGTTCACCCGATGCATGTCGAACTGACCGGCGATTCGTTCGCCTCGTGCCCGCTGGGCCGCATCTGTGCGTACTCGACTACGAACTTCGACGGCAAGGAAATATTCGTCACGTCGACGAAGTGCATCGAGTTCAAGGTGCGGTCGCTTGCGAATTTTTCTAAGCCGCTGAAGAAAAGGGTCGCCACGGGCAACACCGTGGCGCTCGGTGGTGACGACAATCCGGTTGGCGTGTACGACAACCCGAAGTGCGACACGCGCGCACCTCACCACTGGTTCCTCTTCGGTGAAGGCCCTGGGATTTCCGAACTCAAATTCCACAGTACGAAGACCCTGCCGATGTCGCTTCGGGCGCTCCCGAAGGCGGAGTGGGCTCAGGCGTATCGAGACCAAGAAGCAAATGGACCGGATCGTCGCTGA
- a CDS encoding WXG100 family type VII secretion target, with amino-acid sequence MGTSTEESPPRPEVIRMANVNVTYQEMHAAAQRLTSGQAEITDKLNELQKLVNGLVNGGYVTDSSSKNFEAAFQEFNRGAQGVIGGLHQMSSYLTKAATTFQNADQELANSLHKH; translated from the coding sequence ATGGGCACGTCGACCGAGGAATCCCCGCCCCGACCCGAGGTGATCCGCATGGCGAACGTGAACGTCACTTACCAGGAGATGCACGCCGCCGCCCAGCGCCTGACCTCCGGCCAGGCGGAGATCACCGACAAACTCAACGAGCTCCAGAAGCTGGTGAACGGGCTGGTGAACGGCGGCTACGTCACCGACTCGTCGAGCAAGAATTTCGAAGCGGCGTTCCAGGAGTTCAACCGGGGCGCCCAGGGCGTGATCGGCGGGCTGCACCAGATGTCGAGCTACCTGACGAAGGCCGCGACCACCTTCCAGAACGCCGACCAGGAACTGGCGAACTCGCTGCACAAGCACTAG
- a CDS encoding biotin carboxylase N-terminal domain-containing protein has protein sequence MRKVLIANRGEIAVRVARACRDAGLGSVAVYAEPDRDALHVRVADEAFALGGSTPGESYLVIDKIIEVARKSGADGVHPGYGFLAENADFAQAVIDAGLTWIGPPPSAIVSLGDKVAARHIAHKAGAPLVPGTADPVSGAEEVVAFAEKHGLPIAIKAAFGGGGRGLKVARTLQEIPELYESAVREAVSAFGRGECFVERYLDHPRHVETQCLADSHGNVVVVSTRDCSLQRRHQKLVEEAPAPFLTQDQLDELYRASKAILREAGYVGAGTCEFLVGQDGTISFLEVNTRLQVEHPVSEEVTGLDLVREMFRIADGAELGYDDPEIRGHSIEFRINAEDGGRNFLPAPGTLTAWKPPSGPGVRLDSGYEVGETVPGMFDSLIAKLIVTGATREQALERSRRALAEFVVDGMPTVIPFHASVVSDAAFAPTDGSAFKVHTRWIETEYDNQLTPWAGAAGEPAEPAEREAITVEVGGRRLEVVLPAGFAAAGPASAGPTKKARKVGGGKAAAATGDSLTSPMQGTIVKVAVADGATVAAGDLIVVLEAMKMEQPLAAHKAGTVTGLQAEVGATVTSGSVICEIKD, from the coding sequence TTGCGCAAGGTACTGATCGCCAACCGTGGAGAGATCGCCGTCCGGGTTGCCCGCGCTTGTCGGGACGCCGGGCTGGGCAGCGTCGCGGTCTACGCCGAGCCCGACCGCGATGCCCTGCACGTCCGCGTCGCCGACGAGGCCTTCGCCCTCGGTGGCTCGACCCCGGGCGAGAGCTACCTGGTCATCGACAAGATCATCGAGGTGGCCCGGAAGTCCGGTGCCGACGGAGTTCACCCCGGCTACGGCTTCCTCGCCGAGAACGCAGACTTCGCCCAAGCGGTCATCGACGCCGGGCTGACCTGGATCGGCCCGCCCCCGTCGGCGATCGTCTCGCTCGGCGACAAGGTCGCCGCCCGGCACATCGCGCACAAGGCCGGTGCCCCACTGGTGCCGGGCACGGCCGACCCGGTGTCCGGCGCCGAGGAGGTCGTGGCCTTCGCGGAGAAGCACGGGCTGCCGATCGCCATCAAGGCCGCGTTCGGCGGCGGCGGACGTGGCCTGAAGGTGGCCCGGACCCTTCAGGAGATCCCCGAGCTGTACGAGTCGGCGGTCCGCGAGGCGGTGTCGGCGTTCGGCCGCGGCGAGTGCTTCGTCGAGCGCTATCTGGACCACCCGCGCCACGTCGAGACCCAGTGCCTGGCCGACTCGCACGGCAACGTCGTGGTCGTCTCGACCCGCGACTGCTCGCTGCAGCGGCGCCACCAGAAGCTGGTCGAGGAGGCGCCCGCGCCGTTCCTGACGCAGGATCAGCTCGACGAGCTCTACCGCGCCTCGAAGGCGATCCTGCGCGAGGCCGGCTATGTCGGCGCCGGGACCTGCGAGTTCCTCGTCGGGCAGGACGGGACGATCTCGTTCCTCGAGGTGAACACCCGGCTGCAGGTCGAGCACCCGGTCAGCGAGGAGGTCACCGGCCTGGACCTCGTCCGGGAGATGTTCCGCATCGCCGACGGCGCCGAGCTCGGCTACGACGACCCGGAGATCCGTGGCCACTCGATCGAGTTCCGGATCAACGCCGAGGACGGCGGCCGCAACTTCCTGCCCGCACCGGGCACGTTGACCGCCTGGAAGCCGCCGAGCGGCCCGGGCGTGCGGCTGGACTCCGGCTACGAGGTCGGTGAGACCGTGCCGGGGATGTTCGACTCGCTGATCGCCAAGCTCATCGTCACCGGGGCGACCCGGGAGCAGGCGCTGGAGCGTTCGCGGCGGGCATTGGCCGAGTTCGTCGTCGACGGCATGCCGACGGTGATCCCGTTCCATGCCTCAGTGGTCTCCGACGCGGCGTTCGCCCCCACCGACGGTTCGGCGTTCAAGGTGCACACTCGCTGGATCGAGACCGAGTACGACAACCAGTTGACGCCCTGGGCCGGGGCCGCGGGCGAGCCGGCCGAGCCGGCAGAGCGCGAGGCCATCACTGTCGAGGTCGGCGGGCGGCGTCTCGAGGTCGTCCTGCCCGCCGGGTTCGCCGCCGCGGGGCCGGCTTCGGCCGGTCCGACGAAGAAGGCTCGCAAGGTCGGCGGCGGCAAGGCCGCGGCCGCCACCGGCGACTCGCTGACCTCCCCGATGCAGGGCACGATCGTGAAGGTCGCCGTTGCCGACGGCGCAACCGTCGCGGCCGGCGATCTGATCGTGGTGCTCGAGGCCATGAAGATGGAGCAGCCGCTGGCGGCTCACAAGGCCGGGACGGTAACCGGCCTGCAGGCCGAGGTCGGCGCCACCGTCACCAGCGGAAGCGTGATCTGCGAGATCAAGGACTAG